One genomic window of Halolamina sediminis includes the following:
- a CDS encoding ubiquitin-like small modifier protein 1, with amino-acid sequence MNVELRFFATFRQAVGQKVVEQEYPTGTTIGEVLHDLEAEYEGLSGQLIEDGDLRPHINVLKSGREALHLDGMETELEDGDRLSIFPPVAGG; translated from the coding sequence ATGAACGTCGAACTCCGGTTTTTCGCGACGTTCCGGCAAGCGGTCGGGCAGAAAGTCGTCGAACAGGAGTACCCCACGGGGACCACGATCGGCGAGGTGCTCCACGATCTGGAAGCCGAGTACGAGGGGCTTTCCGGCCAGCTGATCGAGGACGGCGACCTGCGCCCCCACATCAACGTCCTCAAAAGCGGGCGCGAGGCGCTGCATCTCGACGGGATGGAGACCGAGCTGGAGGACGGCGACCGGCTCAGCATCTTCCCGCCGGTCGCGGGCGGGTAG